The Treponema medium genome has a window encoding:
- a CDS encoding HD-GYP domain-containing protein, with the protein MNTLKLLELKPPVYFTEDVYIDKKFLLFTRESCFTDELKRLLSEWQFTLLYTKGTVTETNPQKKEKKNKEKTDTPEKGQVLTEQKLSGELVEKTYQKFYAFTNEVYEAYRNRQSLNTENVIAKMKELCTFVQENRQAVLILQSIMPYNVDNFLVTHSLRSAVYAIVVGMELKMQNHQLVELATAALMHEIGLIHIAEDIYSRAGELSDEERKYLHVHPVLSCKILKKAKFPLPVCLGTLDHHERENGTGYPQKLTGEKISLYGKIIAVVCSYEAMTGERKYKKADDPATGLLNVLRREPSQYDEEVLKALLNALSFFPIGSFVYLSNNTVAQVIDNNSEDPRFPIVRVIDRSAKTTFSEAIRTAMDGIRIMRPARKEEWIAALSKGKKKA; encoded by the coding sequence AGAAAGCTGTTTTACAGATGAATTAAAAAGACTCCTGTCCGAATGGCAATTTACGCTTCTCTATACAAAAGGAACCGTCACCGAAACAAATCCTCAAAAAAAAGAAAAGAAGAACAAAGAAAAAACTGATACACCCGAAAAAGGCCAAGTTCTAACAGAACAAAAACTTTCGGGAGAATTAGTAGAAAAGACCTATCAAAAATTTTATGCTTTTACCAACGAAGTGTATGAAGCCTATCGTAACCGACAGTCGCTTAATACAGAAAACGTAATTGCCAAAATGAAGGAACTGTGTACCTTTGTACAAGAAAACCGGCAGGCAGTACTTATTTTACAATCTATTATGCCATATAACGTGGACAATTTTCTCGTTACCCATTCGCTTCGGTCGGCAGTTTATGCCATCGTAGTCGGTATGGAACTTAAAATGCAAAATCATCAGCTGGTTGAATTGGCAACTGCTGCATTAATGCATGAGATAGGTCTTATTCATATTGCCGAAGATATTTATTCCAGAGCCGGCGAACTGTCTGATGAAGAAAGAAAGTATCTCCATGTGCATCCGGTACTTTCCTGTAAAATATTAAAGAAAGCAAAATTCCCGCTGCCGGTTTGTCTTGGCACGCTTGATCATCACGAACGAGAGAACGGTACGGGGTATCCTCAAAAACTGACCGGTGAAAAAATTTCTCTTTATGGAAAGATTATTGCGGTTGTCTGTTCTTATGAAGCGATGACCGGCGAGCGTAAATATAAGAAAGCCGATGATCCTGCGACAGGCTTATTAAATGTTTTGCGGCGGGAACCTTCGCAATATGATGAAGAGGTGCTGAAAGCACTCTTGAATGCACTGTCGTTTTTTCCAATCGGCAGTTTCGTATATCTTTCAAATAATACCGTTGCGCAGGTAATCGACAATAATTCAGAGGATCCCCGTTTTCCCATTGTACGTGTTATCGATAGATCTGCAAAAACAACTTTTTCGGAAGCTATTCGTACTGCCATGGACGGTATTCGTATTATGCGTCCTGCACGTAAAGAGGAATGGATCGCCGCCCTCAGCAAAGGCAAGAAAAAGGCGTAA
- a CDS encoding endonuclease MutS2, producing the protein MTPHTLEVLEFFRIAEIIAGYCKSEEARERCLQKRPLQNAAEITAVKELGRDILSFLQADEPLPIKNLPPLNSVLKQLHTAGVCLTIEELYAAGLLALQVGELKTWAIKQKRTDSTACTLIESIPPLPQTEQAVFSFIDKNGTLRDIPSLTAIRKKMQRIEADIEKTMRSYCTDDSTKGMLQTPAPVLRNGRQVIAVRSNFKGRIKGIIHEYSQSGQSFYLEPESIVLRNNELMRAQAEYEQELHRLLVSISAKLAEEADALEQAYKLVLELDCAAAAARWAYTENGVFVPDTGNSQYFYLQAARHPLLGAAAVPIDLKLAAEERILIITGPNTGGKTVSLKTAALFVLLNQTGWPVLAGEETRLPVFRYVGCAIGDEQSLDRSLSTFSAYMRTVGELLEAADEESLILLDELGSGTDPQEGGALAMAILDELFTRRSRVFVTSHHGVLKNYAYRKSGCINASVSFDEATLRPSYRILMGIPGESRAVDIAEKNGLSPDVIRAARAYMADSSADAAALIKGLMEKHEQLAVFEREKDETEKALREKQRRFDLNALKLRQKEQVLRSQGYKRLNDLFEQKRNEIENLVREIQEGELTHEKTSKLKQFFADFGKMLAEEQTDIRTEQEELSALQQALRNREQEQGHGKPANGMPATGAPVSEILTEGMEVLIPQLHRRGVIIRKEKKNWLVAVDTVKMTFPADKLEPLNLSGTAPLRTPQVVVEAELHKESRPELELRLLGMRLDEAEKHLQNQLDLALMHNMQEFSIVHGKGNGVLQTMVHEKLAAAPYIAEFFFARPEHGGTGKTIVRLR; encoded by the coding sequence ATGACACCGCATACATTAGAAGTTTTAGAATTTTTCCGCATTGCGGAGATTATCGCAGGATATTGCAAATCGGAGGAAGCGCGAGAACGCTGCCTACAAAAACGGCCGCTACAGAATGCTGCGGAGATTACCGCAGTAAAGGAGTTGGGGCGGGATATTCTTTCGTTTTTACAGGCTGATGAACCGCTCCCGATTAAAAACCTCCCGCCGCTCAATTCCGTATTAAAACAGCTCCATACCGCAGGCGTCTGCCTTACTATAGAGGAACTCTACGCGGCGGGGCTTTTAGCGCTGCAAGTCGGTGAATTGAAGACTTGGGCTATAAAGCAAAAACGGACGGACAGCACCGCCTGTACACTCATCGAATCGATACCGCCGCTTCCGCAAACCGAGCAGGCGGTGTTTTCGTTTATCGACAAGAACGGAACGCTGCGCGACATTCCCTCGCTGACGGCTATCCGAAAAAAGATGCAGCGTATCGAAGCCGATATCGAAAAAACAATGCGGAGTTACTGCACCGACGATTCTACCAAGGGAATGCTACAAACACCTGCGCCCGTGCTGCGGAACGGCAGGCAAGTTATCGCCGTGCGTTCCAACTTTAAGGGGCGGATTAAGGGTATTATCCACGAATACTCCCAATCGGGGCAAAGCTTTTACCTTGAACCTGAAAGTATTGTACTACGTAATAACGAATTGATGCGGGCGCAGGCTGAGTATGAACAGGAGCTGCACCGCCTGTTGGTGAGCATCAGTGCAAAACTCGCGGAGGAAGCGGATGCCCTTGAGCAGGCATACAAGCTTGTGTTAGAGCTGGACTGTGCCGCCGCCGCCGCTCGCTGGGCATATACGGAAAACGGCGTCTTTGTACCCGACACGGGGAATTCTCAATACTTTTATTTACAGGCAGCGCGGCATCCGCTGCTCGGCGCGGCGGCGGTTCCCATCGACCTAAAACTGGCGGCGGAAGAGCGGATACTGATTATTACCGGACCGAACACCGGCGGCAAAACCGTCAGCTTAAAGACTGCCGCCCTCTTTGTTCTATTAAATCAAACCGGCTGGCCGGTACTCGCAGGGGAAGAAACACGGCTGCCGGTATTCCGCTATGTCGGCTGCGCTATCGGAGATGAGCAATCGCTCGACCGCTCGCTTTCCACCTTTTCCGCCTATATGCGTACCGTTGGGGAACTCTTGGAAGCGGCTGATGAGGAAAGCCTTATTCTCCTCGACGAACTTGGCAGCGGTACCGACCCTCAAGAGGGCGGCGCGCTCGCTATGGCGATTTTGGATGAACTGTTTACCCGTCGTTCGCGGGTCTTTGTAACGAGCCATCACGGTGTGCTGAAAAACTATGCGTACCGGAAAAGCGGCTGCATAAATGCCTCCGTATCCTTTGATGAAGCAACGCTGCGCCCTTCATACCGGATACTGATGGGCATCCCCGGTGAAAGCCGCGCCGTCGATATTGCGGAAAAAAACGGATTAAGCCCCGACGTTATCCGCGCCGCGCGTGCGTATATGGCGGACAGTTCCGCCGATGCCGCCGCCCTCATCAAGGGGCTGATGGAAAAGCATGAGCAACTTGCGGTCTTTGAACGGGAAAAAGACGAGACAGAAAAAGCATTGCGGGAAAAGCAGCGCCGCTTCGATTTAAATGCGCTCAAGCTCCGCCAAAAGGAGCAAGTTCTCCGCTCGCAGGGGTATAAACGCTTGAACGATTTATTCGAGCAGAAGCGCAACGAAATAGAAAACCTCGTGCGGGAAATTCAGGAAGGGGAGCTGACACACGAAAAGACGAGTAAGCTTAAACAGTTTTTTGCCGATTTCGGAAAAATGCTTGCAGAAGAGCAAACGGATATCCGCACTGAACAGGAGGAACTTTCCGCTCTACAGCAGGCGCTTCGAAATCGCGAGCAGGAGCAAGGACACGGGAAACCGGCAAACGGTATGCCTGCAACCGGCGCTCCGGTAAGCGAAATACTGACCGAAGGTATGGAGGTACTTATTCCTCAGCTGCATCGGCGCGGCGTCATTATCCGGAAAGAAAAAAAGAACTGGCTGGTGGCGGTCGATACCGTTAAAATGACATTCCCTGCCGATAAACTCGAACCGCTCAACTTGTCCGGCACCGCACCCTTACGCACGCCGCAGGTTGTGGTAGAAGCGGAGCTGCATAAGGAAAGCCGCCCTGAACTTGAACTGCGCCTACTAGGAATGAGGCTTGACGAAGCGGAAAAGCACCTGCAAAATCAACTCGATCTTGCTTTGATGCATAATATGCAGGAATTTTCGATTGTACACGGGAAAGGAAACGGCGTACTGCAAACAATGGTACACGAAAAACTTGCCGCCGCTCCATACATCGCAGAATTTTTCTTTGCCCGCCCCGAACACGGCGGCACCGGCAAGACTATCGTGCGGTTACGGTAG
- a CDS encoding flagellin has product MIINHNMSAMFAQRTLGQTNVYTQKNIEKLSSGLRINRAGDDASGLAVSEKMRSQIRGLNRASANAQDGISFIQVAEAFLQETTDVMQRIRELSVQSSNGIYSAEDRLYIQVEVSQLVAEVDRIASHAQFNGMNMLTGRFARETGENTVTASMWFHIGANMDQRVRAYVGTMTAKALGVRDIGDESILTIDTPETANRAIGTIDEAIKKINKQRADLGAYQNRLEMSVVGINVAAENLQASESRIRDVDMAKEMVEFTRNQILTQSGTAMLAQANQQTQSVMSLLR; this is encoded by the coding sequence ATGATCATTAATCACAACATGAGCGCTATGTTTGCACAGAGAACTCTTGGCCAGACCAACGTGTATACTCAGAAAAACATAGAAAAACTTTCATCCGGTTTACGCATCAATCGTGCAGGGGATGATGCTTCCGGCTTAGCAGTTTCCGAGAAAATGCGAAGCCAAATCCGCGGCTTAAATAGAGCAAGTGCCAACGCTCAAGACGGCATTTCCTTTATTCAAGTTGCAGAAGCATTCTTGCAGGAAACAACTGATGTTATGCAGCGCATCCGTGAATTAAGCGTTCAGTCTTCGAACGGTATTTACAGTGCTGAAGATCGCTTGTACATCCAGGTTGAAGTATCTCAGCTTGTTGCTGAAGTTGACCGGATCGCAAGTCACGCACAGTTCAACGGTATGAATATGCTTACCGGCCGTTTCGCTCGTGAAACAGGAGAAAACACCGTTACCGCTTCTATGTGGTTCCATATCGGCGCCAACATGGATCAGCGCGTACGTGCTTATGTCGGTACAATGACCGCTAAAGCACTCGGTGTTCGCGACATTGGTGACGAATCGATTCTTACAATCGATACGCCTGAAACAGCAAACCGTGCAATCGGTACCATTGATGAAGCCATCAAGAAGATCAACAAACAGCGGGCTGATCTCGGTGCATACCAGAACAGACTCGAGATGAGTGTTGTCGGTATCAATGTTGCAGCGGAAAACCTCCAAGCCTCGGAATCACGCATACGTGATGTCGATATGGCTAAGGAGATGGTAGAATTCACCAGAAACCAGATCCTGACGCAGTCCGGTACGGCAATGCTTGCACAAGCGAACCAGCAGACACAAAGCGTAATGTCTCTGTTGCGCTAA
- a CDS encoding histidinol-phosphatase, which translates to MLSNFHTHTYLCKHAEGTPVDYVRQAAAAGCSALGFSDHCPYPHDDMWLYCRMAAADIPRYKRLVEDAKKEADFPVYFGFECEWSPQHRSWFKDELIGRYGADYLVFGSHWFPLDGELEYIATVTERRLLHTYIDFTIEGMKSGLYAFLAHPDLFLSSIRSIDADCLACVDALIDAANDLGMPLEINGYGLIKSKVRRDYGADYQYPVAAFWKRAAQKNARIICNADAHQIEQVLAGVQNGIDYAEDLGIPIIGAAEALGFAHT; encoded by the coding sequence ATGCTCAGTAATTTTCATACTCATACGTATCTGTGCAAACACGCTGAGGGTACTCCGGTTGATTATGTACGGCAGGCTGCAGCTGCCGGTTGTTCCGCGCTCGGGTTTTCCGACCATTGTCCTTATCCACACGACGATATGTGGCTTTATTGCCGGATGGCGGCGGCGGATATACCACGGTATAAGCGCCTTGTTGAAGACGCAAAAAAGGAAGCTGATTTTCCCGTGTACTTCGGGTTTGAATGCGAATGGTCGCCGCAGCACCGCAGCTGGTTTAAGGATGAGTTAATCGGCCGCTACGGAGCCGACTATTTGGTGTTCGGTTCCCACTGGTTTCCGCTGGATGGCGAACTTGAATATATTGCGACCGTTACGGAAAGACGTCTGCTGCATACCTATATCGATTTTACGATTGAAGGGATGAAGTCGGGACTCTATGCGTTTTTGGCTCATCCCGATTTGTTTTTGAGCAGCATCCGGTCTATCGACGCAGACTGTCTTGCCTGTGTCGATGCGCTCATCGATGCGGCAAATGATTTGGGTATGCCGCTTGAAATCAATGGGTACGGACTGATTAAATCGAAGGTGCGGCGGGATTACGGTGCGGACTATCAATATCCCGTAGCGGCGTTTTGGAAACGGGCAGCGCAAAAAAATGCCCGTATTATCTGCAATGCCGATGCGCACCAAATAGAACAGGTTTTAGCAGGAGTGCAGAACGGTATCGACTATGCGGAAGACCTCGGCATACCGATAATCGGTGCGGCGGAAGCACTGGGCTTTGCACATACATAG
- a CDS encoding acylphosphatase translates to MRKDRPHIAERKAARAVVEGRVQGVGFRYWTVQVAREFGITGWVRNCPDYSVEIFAEGDGAALYEFFDAVQHSHPRAYISNFTVTAARYEGWHSFKIQH, encoded by the coding sequence ATGCGTAAGGATAGGCCGCATATTGCCGAACGGAAAGCCGCTCGTGCCGTTGTGGAAGGACGGGTGCAGGGTGTGGGCTTCCGTTATTGGACGGTACAAGTTGCACGGGAATTCGGCATTACCGGCTGGGTGCGGAACTGTCCCGACTATTCGGTGGAAATATTTGCGGAAGGAGACGGCGCCGCGCTCTATGAATTCTTTGATGCGGTACAACACAGTCATCCCCGCGCGTATATTTCCAACTTTACCGTTACGGCTGCACGGTATGAGGGTTGGCATTCGTTTAAAATACAGCATTAG
- a CDS encoding AEC family transporter: MHRIFSKALEKGEIMVFKIVLPFLYLGLGFLVGKTPIDIKNQTAYLLTRIIIPLIIIYNISTCRADLFFSIFAMIIMMTVMMYMSRLFSADAVEQLCFFYLNIGWLSLPIVATVWGDDAATAVLSLYIGNSLFGNSIGAGMLINNGAAKIDIKRTLKSPPVAALVIGIICIPFGDSIKLYLPPLYRILKLVMSILGMGVLGMWLAKIKLEIKDLKLTLKLAILRALTVACLMTLFIFIAGLLHLELVTANKQALYMICILPPAANIIVLETHYCHTGKSAGLTAWGTLLSLVLIPIYIVATRLLF; encoded by the coding sequence ATGCACCGTATATTTTCAAAAGCACTGGAAAAAGGGGAAATAATGGTGTTCAAAATAGTGCTTCCATTTTTATATCTCGGGCTCGGTTTTCTTGTGGGAAAAACGCCGATCGATATAAAAAATCAGACGGCATATTTGCTTACCAGAATAATTATTCCGCTGATCATTATTTACAATATTTCAACGTGCCGTGCCGACTTATTTTTCAGTATATTTGCTATGATTATTATGATGACGGTAATGATGTATATGAGCCGTCTTTTCAGCGCCGATGCCGTCGAACAGTTATGTTTTTTCTATTTAAATATCGGATGGCTTTCGTTGCCGATTGTTGCAACGGTATGGGGAGACGACGCCGCAACCGCCGTACTTTCGCTGTATATCGGAAACTCTCTTTTCGGAAATTCCATCGGCGCCGGTATGTTGATCAATAACGGCGCTGCAAAGATTGATATAAAACGGACACTGAAATCTCCTCCCGTTGCAGCGCTCGTTATCGGGATTATCTGTATTCCTTTCGGGGACAGTATCAAGCTTTATTTGCCGCCCTTATATCGCATACTTAAATTGGTTATGAGTATTTTAGGTATGGGCGTACTCGGTATGTGGCTTGCAAAAATTAAGCTTGAAATCAAGGATTTAAAACTAACGCTTAAACTGGCGATACTGCGAGCGCTTACGGTTGCTTGTCTGATGACACTGTTTATCTTTATTGCGGGGCTACTGCACTTGGAATTGGTAACCGCTAATAAGCAGGCGCTGTATATGATCTGTATCTTGCCGCCTGCCGCCAACATTATCGTGCTTGAAACACATTACTGCCATACGGGGAAATCTGCGGGACTTACCGCGTGGGGAACGCTGTTGAGTTTAGTGCTTATCCCGATATATATTGTAGCAACAAGACTGCTATTTTAA
- a CDS encoding thiol-activated cytolysin family protein: protein MQQQKRIKSATCIKYCAVLLFWLIAISITGCQQPAKPLLKEVKTEKTPQKPTNNSSSKTDKSNNGKNTNSGQNSGNSGNQNNEQGKITYQGLDIPDILSRSPQKLREMIIQERQIGDETKPQFNEQGKIVKYIEKEVEYDISAAFDDNLLLDPAQNSIYPGAVLRGDSLDKESYQEITEGNKRTATISFDLQGVKDKEGKTGKPGITSGKIIPNLAAYRELRNQILSQSITYHASAHSSYEEMEITNEKSLEAQLKIGVGFGAAGIKSKIAAGFKFKKGEQKERRLIKFVETFYTVDVNQEAAPLMINIPREAVGNRMPVYVSSVSYGRIAYLTIESDQEKSELKANLDTVFKVTTTNHAEADIDTAIKRLEKGTTITINIIGGGSEAVTDLKQFQKYIVKEGFSAKNPGHIIKYQLRFLDDNAIAYIKYGEKYKTVERIEIPAKGYKVTATVENIKGSGFPSAHITGTVDMQPLDRDTLRQIIFNYDNTKPKLTVKRNDNVKPQAQPNSIIVPDESSVIQLSFDIKGEIGGGQQVFVRYPQGDSPKLPIRTVNTFKKSPLQQFMLHREGYPTETLVFDVRFKVEKES, encoded by the coding sequence ATGCAACAACAAAAACGGATAAAATCCGCGACGTGTATCAAATACTGTGCCGTATTGCTGTTCTGGCTTATAGCAATAAGCATAACAGGATGTCAACAACCGGCAAAGCCGTTACTCAAAGAGGTAAAAACGGAAAAAACACCGCAAAAACCTACAAACAATTCTTCATCCAAAACGGATAAATCTAACAATGGAAAAAATACGAATAGTGGGCAAAACAGCGGTAATTCCGGTAATCAAAACAATGAGCAGGGAAAGATTACCTACCAAGGACTTGATATTCCCGATATCCTTTCACGGTCGCCGCAGAAGTTACGCGAAATGATTATACAAGAACGACAGATCGGCGATGAAACAAAGCCGCAATTCAATGAACAAGGAAAGATAGTAAAGTACATTGAAAAAGAGGTCGAGTATGATATTTCAGCCGCTTTTGACGACAATCTCCTACTCGATCCTGCCCAGAACTCAATCTATCCCGGCGCCGTTCTACGAGGTGATAGTCTTGATAAAGAAAGCTATCAAGAAATTACCGAAGGTAATAAACGCACCGCAACAATCTCTTTTGATTTACAGGGAGTAAAAGATAAAGAAGGAAAAACCGGGAAACCGGGCATTACTTCCGGTAAAATCATCCCGAATCTAGCAGCATATCGCGAGTTACGAAATCAGATTCTCAGCCAAAGTATTACCTATCATGCCTCTGCCCATTCAAGCTATGAAGAGATGGAAATTACCAATGAAAAAAGCCTCGAGGCGCAGCTTAAAATAGGTGTAGGTTTCGGTGCAGCCGGAATTAAAAGCAAGATAGCGGCAGGGTTTAAGTTTAAGAAAGGAGAACAAAAAGAACGGCGTCTTATCAAATTCGTCGAAACGTTTTACACCGTCGATGTAAATCAAGAAGCGGCTCCGCTTATGATCAATATACCGCGCGAAGCTGTGGGGAACCGGATGCCGGTGTATGTGTCGTCGGTTTCTTACGGGCGCATCGCCTATCTTACCATTGAATCCGATCAGGAAAAGTCCGAGCTTAAAGCCAATCTCGATACCGTATTTAAAGTTACGACCACAAACCATGCCGAAGCCGATATTGATACTGCAATCAAAAGACTGGAAAAGGGAACAACAATTACGATCAATATTATCGGAGGCGGTAGCGAGGCTGTTACCGATCTTAAACAGTTCCAAAAATATATTGTAAAAGAAGGCTTTTCCGCAAAGAATCCGGGACACATTATTAAGTATCAACTACGGTTCTTGGATGATAATGCCATCGCTTATATCAAATACGGTGAAAAATATAAGACTGTCGAACGTATTGAGATACCTGCAAAAGGATACAAGGTAACTGCAACGGTAGAAAATATCAAAGGTAGCGGATTCCCGTCCGCCCATATTACCGGGACAGTCGATATGCAGCCGCTTGATAGGGATACGCTGAGGCAAATCATCTTTAACTACGATAATACAAAACCGAAACTAACGGTTAAACGCAATGATAATGTAAAACCGCAAGCGCAGCCGAACAGTATTATCGTACCGGACGAATCTTCTGTTATTCAGCTTTCCTTCGATATAAAAGGAGAGATAGGCGGTGGGCAACAAGTTTTTGTAAGATATCCACAAGGAGACAGCCCCAAGCTGCCCATTCGTACGGTCAATACATTCAAAAAAAGCCCCTTACAACAGTTTATGCTCCATCGTGAAGGATATCCCACTGAAACACTGGTATTCGATGTTCGATTTAAAGTTGAAAAAGAGAGTTAA
- the nudC gene encoding NAD(+) diphosphatase: MALIDCPDGADFEFGVLIQKKNIFILGNGQLPNGNEVSKVLKKYNDSDILGLYGEKAYHTFAAALSPDAAEPEGFKRIPYRSLFVTEPAQYAAIVARAALLLDWLQHTKYCSSCGSCLHLSVTETALECPQCRRVCYPVLAPCIIVLISKGEQILLARHVQHISDLYTCIAGFIEAGETAEEAVVREIREEVGLTVKDIRYRGSQGWPYPNQLMLAFRAEYVSGNITVQKEELSEAAWFTRDALPPIPLPGSAAHRLICGDWF; this comes from the coding sequence ATGGCGCTTATAGATTGTCCCGATGGGGCTGATTTTGAATTCGGTGTTTTAATACAAAAGAAAAATATTTTTATTTTAGGAAATGGACAGTTGCCGAACGGTAACGAAGTATCTAAAGTTCTTAAAAAATATAATGATAGTGATATTCTCGGTCTTTACGGTGAAAAGGCATATCACACCTTTGCGGCAGCCTTATCGCCTGATGCGGCAGAGCCGGAAGGCTTTAAACGAATACCGTATCGAAGCCTATTTGTAACGGAACCTGCTCAGTATGCTGCGATTGTAGCACGGGCAGCGCTTTTGCTCGATTGGCTGCAGCATACAAAGTATTGTTCTTCTTGTGGCAGCTGTCTGCATTTAAGTGTAACCGAAACAGCGCTGGAATGCCCACAATGCCGCAGGGTATGTTATCCCGTGCTTGCGCCGTGCATTATTGTGCTTATCAGCAAAGGTGAACAAATTCTTTTAGCGCGGCATGTACAGCACATCTCCGACCTTTATACCTGCATTGCGGGCTTTATCGAAGCCGGTGAAACGGCAGAAGAAGCCGTTGTTCGAGAAATACGCGAAGAAGTCGGCTTAACTGTCAAAGATATCCGGTACCGCGGAAGCCAAGGCTGGCCGTATCCCAACCAGTTGATGCTTGCCTTCCGCGCCGAATATGTTTCGGGCAATATTACCGTACAAAAGGAAGAGCTATCGGAAGCGGCATGGTTTACACGCGATGCATTGCCGCCGATACCGCTCCCCGGTTCTGCCGCGCACCGTCTTATCTGCGGCGATTGGTTTTAA
- a CDS encoding cysteine hydrolase family protein codes for MNDVLAVIDMQNDFVSGSLGTKEAQAIVQNVVKKIETFKGHIVFTQDTHQSSYLQSQEGMFLPVQHCIKNTEGWELVAPIKKLITDQVYEKPTFGSLLLAESLKSLHERTPIHSITLIGLCTDICVVSNALLLKAFFPEIPIHVDAACCAGTTPENHKAALQVMKMCQIIIENE; via the coding sequence ATGAATGATGTGTTGGCTGTTATCGATATGCAAAATGATTTTGTCAGCGGGAGTTTGGGTACAAAGGAAGCGCAAGCGATTGTTCAAAATGTCGTAAAAAAGATTGAGACTTTTAAGGGGCACATTGTATTTACGCAAGATACGCACCAAAGTTCATATCTGCAATCTCAAGAAGGAATGTTTTTACCTGTTCAGCATTGCATAAAAAATACGGAGGGATGGGAACTTGTTGCTCCGATTAAAAAGCTCATAACCGATCAAGTCTATGAAAAGCCTACCTTCGGTTCGCTTTTGCTGGCGGAATCTTTAAAAAGTTTGCATGAAAGAACCCCAATCCATTCTATTACACTGATAGGATTGTGCACGGACATTTGCGTTGTATCGAATGCGCTGTTGTTAAAAGCCTTTTTTCCCGAAATCCCCATTCATGTCGATGCCGCTTGTTGTGCGGGAACAACGCCCGAAAATCACAAGGCGGCGCTGCAGGTTATGAAGATGTGCCAAATTATTATCGAAAATGAGTAA